TGAAAGCAAGGGTATTACTACTAAGATACAGCCACATATTTTACACGCAGATAGATAAACTAAATCATGAAAGCAGCAACTTGTTAATAATTCATATTAATATGCAGTGCTAAAGTAGCTCTTGACGACATTATTAGACAGTATTTGAAGCACAATCTTGTTTGTTGGCCCCACGCATCGCGGCGTTTTGAACTGACTAACAGCGGATCCTAATCCCACGTAATGATCCATGATCTTGTGAAAAGTACCCCTCTTCATGATTCGGAGTTCGAGGGCTCCAATGGTGTTCACCTTCCGAGAACTCATGTATCCTGCATCCACGAATGATTTGTCCAAGCAGTTGCAGCATTCTTGGACAATTTCGTCCTTCGGGTCGCCACTCATTTCCCAGAAGATCACGTAATGGCCAGGATCAGTTGATGTATCCACCTGGCTCGTAAAATCTATGACTTCTAGATTCTCCGCGGCTAGCAGCTTCGCTGCAGCTTCAACGGATAACTGTAGATCCTTCTCGGTGTTCTTGTCAATGTTGATTGTGAGAAGAAGATTTCTTCTGCAAACGAACTGGAGCTCCGGTGAAGAGTTGTGGAATCCTTTAACTTTGACTACGTCTCCTAATCTGTAACGGTACAGCCCTGCGAGAGTGCAATTTATAAGCATCATCTTTCAACAAACTTTGCGGTTGTCACACAAACCAATGGTAAACTTCAGCCGCTCGAATAACTGTTACCACAGACTAGTAATATTCGTTTATGCCGCTAAACGAATTAAAATATCTGAACGGTAGCATTATGCTAGTTATAACTTTTTGTGCGGTAGGAATCGTTCAAGCCTGCGGAAGAACGCAAATGTAAAGAACAAAAGATGCTACCTATGCTATTCATGCGATGTCGCTTTCTATACAAGAATGGCATACTATATGGTTCATAGAAGGACAAAATGTTGAAACAACAATAGTTTTACTTACAGAGCTGGTTTTGTCACGTGGAGCAATCTTATATATGATtaataataaagaataaactatGGCGAACACCAAGACCAGGAAAAGAGTAAAATAACCACATGGCAACTTGGCAAGTGGTATCAGGAGTTAGTAAACTAGTTATCATATTAACCAGTAATCAGATAACATAAAAAACAGAGAGGCGTGATTAAGAAAAGAGACAGACAATATAAGCACCTGCAAAATTAGTGACAATGACCTCATACTCCTCACCAACCTTTACTTCGGTTAGTCCAACAGGAGTCTGCTCAACGCCGTTAAAATCCTCGTTCAAAGggataaattcaaaaaaaccaATATTTGGAAGCACAGCAAATGTGGTTAGTTCTGGTGGTAACTTAGGGTTGATATTCACTCCAATCCATCCTTCAGAAGATCCATAATCAGCACTTATTAACGGTAAGTTTCCAGCATAGTGCCGCAACTTCATTAGATAAGGCTCCATGGAACCTGTCATGATtccataaatatattttgtatttggGAACAGCTCTGGGATCAATCCATTCCAGTTGCTTAATCCCAAGATCTTGTGAGAAATTGTATTCGCCAATTCAGGATCGGGCTTAAGAATCTTAGACACTACCAATCGAACTGATGGGACCGTGATTCGGGTACTGAGAACCCCTTCTCGGATATCACTGACAAGTTCTTCCCAAACTTGTTCTAAAGTTCGGAAGGCGTGGATAATGCTGTGGGCAAATGTGGATGAAATGACTTGAACTTGGTCTCGGAAGATTAGCCCACACAAAAGATGACAGTATAAAGACTGGTGGAAGTCGGGGCCGAAGATCACTTCATCGGGGCTGCAAAATGGAATCTGCATTTCCctcattgttttttttatttttgagttaCGGTACACATTAGTGGTGGCGGTTCCAGCTACTAGGCCCCCTTTTGTCATGAATTGTTTGCTACTGTAAATGAACTGTAAAGCCTTTCCACCCGAGATTGGATATTCTCTGCAAAAGTAAATTGTTCCACTCAAGCTTAAGTATGGAATATGAGTATCAGAAAGACACTAGTCTTAGTTAcaatacatataaaattaataacttAGACAAGGTGGAAGCGACCAGCTTCTATTCTCATCAGAAGCAATTATATTGATGCCAGACACTTCTTCACCTCAAATATGCATCTCACATTTTGTCACACGAAAGAACAAAAATATAAGAAgctaaatatcatttaaattacTGAAAAGATTGACAAAAGGGCAAATCTTGATGGGTAATGTCAAGTTTGATCCTCTGAAGGCTATACTTCCAACAAAGAGCACgttatcaaaaattaaatatttttaccattttattcttgatttgatgatgaatcattcaatatatattaaaatttttttaaaaaaaaaaattttaaaactttttgaaaataaactttAATACACAAGTGCTACTTTTCTTTGTCCAACCGAGCGTGagtaggtaaaaaaaaaaattaagaactttttgaaaataaaatattatacacaAGTGCTACTTTTCTTTGTCCAGCCAAGCGTGAGTAGGAGCTCTGACTGCACGCACACCTAGGATATTCAAGAAGCGAAAGAAATTTGTCTGGTCAGAGGACCTCATGTATAAATTCAAATACCAAATAAAATAAGGTTCAATTAAGGCAAACTAGAAAATAAAACCAAAGGGTGGGTCGGGGACCAGTGGACACCATCAAAATTACCTGTTTCTAAACGCGAAAGAAGTCTTGAATATCTGTAGTGTGTTTTCCATCAATTCATCATTAAAAGGCACGAACTTTGGCTTCCCTTGTGACGTGCCAGAACTGCAATTAGAATCTCAAATTTCACCTATtacttataaaaatcaataaatgaaTCAGAAGAGTGAGCAAATGGGTACCTCAATGAAATGGTGGTAACTGGTTTGCCAGTCAAAATGGATGAATTTTGGCCGTCGGCGATTCGCTGAATGTAAGATTCCAAGTCCTTGTGAGTGACAAGGGGGATACAATCCCTGAAACTTTCAGGATCAGTTCTTCCATTGAGACCCCATTCCTGCAAATACTCAGCTTCACCATTTTCTTCCAATATTTTCTTTAGAGTTTCCCTCTGAACTTCTCCAGCATCCCTTGTCGTGGCTTCAAATTCTTCTATTACTGCCTCAGGATCAAATACTTGCTCCATTGTATCCAACATATTAACAATTCAATTGAGCAACTGCAATTTAGACACCGGTTCCTATAAGAAATCAAGATCTTGAAAAAGGAAAAGCAAAATTTACAATTAGCTACCTAGACATGCGAGAGGGAAAATAGCAATTATGAAACTTTACAGTgaaaaattatgggaaaaagTAGAAAGAGAATTCGGCAGAGGAACAGAAAAGGTAAATTATTgtattatcataaatataagtGCTTTGTAATAGGTTGTGAGAATAAAACGAGAAGAATTCCAAGGATTGGGAGCATGATGCAACGAATCGAAAAGACGGCTATGGAATTTAGCTTCTAGCTATCATCAACACATGAAAGCGACGCGATTTCATTTGAATTGTCGAGAAAATCAAATCCGGAAAGAAAAACATCTAACTTTAAAAATTCATCATGTATTTCTACTCACATAGAATCGTAAACAGTCCAAAAGTTTTTTTCCAGAAAAAGTTTAACGAAGCAACTTCAAGAAAGTCTCGTACACAACCTAAGTGCTTCTCCCATGAATCTAATCCAAATACACTAAAAACGACGGTAAGAAAGAGGATAACCCATACCATATATAcacagaaaaagaaagaaagaatgaTCTTTGAATTTGTAAATAAAAAGGTCTGAGCAAGAATCTAACAACAGAGGCAGAAAAGTCCATCTACAAACCACTTACAGAGTTACTAATGTGCGCTAAAAGAAAAAAGATCAGTTTTTTCTTCGTGGGTTCTCTTGCAAACGAAAAGTTAGAGGCAAAAAGGAGCTGGATTGGAAATGGAGCTCAGAAGACTAAGGATTGGGGGGGAGAAAATGGTGTGTTGCCAATGGGAGGTGAATGTGCGTGTATATATAATACATATGCACACAAAGGAGACATGTTTGTGGGACAGTGAAATACCTAAAATGACCTTGTCTGTAATGATTGAATAGTAGTCCATATGTTTCACCACTATTGACATTTTAAACTCATTCGAGTTctgataattatatataatcacaTATCTTGTATGTTTCTAAATGAATAATAGTTAAATACCGGCATATATATTATGCTGAGATCGatcaatttaatatatatttaatgtgaaaatcaataattttaacataaaaaaataaaatatttttatgaatcaGATCGAGTTAAAAATCgattcacaaaattgatttgtgGGATGATTCATATTAAGGGATATTTGAGGAAATAGACCTggtcaacattttttttaaaaaaaataacctaCCCGTGTAGTGAACAAATACACTACATgatactattttttaaaaaaatgttgacCAGGGTTACGAAAAAAAAACAACCCTTCATATAAATTTCGTGTATGTAAATTGTTATACTCAGATGCCCGATGTTTTAGTTGGAACGTTTTTTGACAAAATTTACGGacgatttttttatatagattgAAAATAACATAGAATTCTAGAACTCGAGAACCCTAAACTTTGGGAATTTCAGATAaattaggtctcttgtgagacggtcttacgaatctttattatgagacgggtcaaccctaccaatatccacaataaaaaataatactcttagcataaaaaataatattttttcatggatgacctaaataagatatccgtctcacaaaatacaaccatTGAGACCGTATCACCCAAATTATTATCTTCCATATATATTCTAAACTATTAGATGGTCAAACCATTTTAATTCGTACATACTATGTGGCTACGCTTTGTATAAGCATAACTAATCGAACAAGACATGCATTAATTTCACTCGCTCGTGttcacatgcataacataattaTTGTCTTCAAACATGAGACCCAATGGACgacataaattaatttataacgTATGCATTAATTACTATCtgtttcattatatatatatatatataattagttcCCAAAACCAACCAATANGTGGCTACGCTTTGTATAAGCATAACTAATCGAACAAGACATGCATTAATTTCACTCGCTCGTGttcacatgcataacataattaTTGTCTTCAAACATGAGACCCAATGGACgacataaattaatttataacgTATGCATTAATTACTATCtgtttcattatatatatatataaattagttCCCAAAACCAACCAATAATTGCATGCTGATTTGAAACAATAGATGTCAGAAgttatcaaaaaattaaataatattattaataatcacAGCTTGCATGATTTTAGTGTATTCGCGGGAACAAAATAAGCGACCTCTCGTAAGCAAACTGTTCACAGGCAGAAAATAAGGAACatgattaattatttcaaatcagACAATGATTTTGCTCATATTTGTCTAAGGGTACAGTGTCTTGAGTCGAATCCTTAATTGTTCACAGGATGCATATAGTTCACAATAAACCTGTAATGCAATCGATTACTGATAGTCACCAATGGCATTCAATCTGGTCCCTCCAGAAtcttataaaaaaatctttctgggatttttcaaatatataaaaaaaaataataagaaaaatataaaatctagtaaaatatcatattttgacGACATGGTCGACAtgatttgttattttgtttgaaaCAATGACAATTAATTTTTAGAATTAATTGAATTGCCAATTTTTCTACGGTGGAACACCGACATGCCTATAAAATTGACATTCGAGGTCCATTTAATAGTTTAAATTAATTTCCATGAGAAAATGCGTTTCAAATTCCAATATGTAATTTCATTTGTGTAACAAAGTTTAGAGATTATAGGAAGGAAAATGtgagtgttgaaaaattttaacataagtctcgacaaattatttaattgcCTATTTCTACGTGTTTTTCAATCATTGGCTAacgattttaaatttttaataaatatattcagTAACATATATTCCGACCATTGACTAAAGAAACGGGGAGGGGAAAAAGAATTGGACAAGAGGTTATTACTATA
This genomic interval from Primulina huaijiensis isolate GDHJ02 chromosome 14, ASM1229523v2, whole genome shotgun sequence contains the following:
- the LOC140957116 gene encoding jasmonoyl--L-amino acid synthetase JAR6-like yields the protein MLDTMEQVFDPEAVIEEFEATTRDAGEVQRETLKKILEENGEAEYLQEWGLNGRTDPESFRDCIPLVTHKDLESYIQRIADGQNSSILTGKPVTTISLSSGTSQGKPKFVPFNDELMENTLQIFKTSFAFRNREYPISGGKALQFIYSSKQFMTKGGLVAGTATTNVYRNSKIKKTMREMQIPFCSPDEVIFGPDFHQSLYCHLLCGLIFRDQVQVISSTFAHSIIHAFRTLEQVWEELVSDIREGVLSTRITVPSVRLVVSKILKPDPELANTISHKILGLSNWNGLIPELFPNTKYIYGIMTGSMEPYLMKLRHYAGNLPLISADYGSSEGWIGVNINPKLPPELTTFAVLPNIGFFEFIPLNEDFNGVEQTPVGLTEVKVGEEYEVIVTNFAGLYRYRLGDVVKVKGFHNSSPELQFVCRRNLLLTINIDKNTEKDLQLSVEAAAKLLAAENLEVIDFTSQVDTSTDPGHYVIFWEMSGDPKDEIVQECCNCLDKSFVDAGYMSSRKVNTIGALELRIMKRGTFHKIMDHYVGLGSAVSQFKTPRCVGPTNKIVLQILSNNVVKSYFSTAY